A part of Coriobacteriia bacterium genomic DNA contains:
- a CDS encoding alkaline phosphatase produces MNLARTMKRASAALVVVALTASIATPAIAKPAGDSGERQNSKVKNIIVMISDGMGYNQMLAGDYYLYGQAGRSFAGMPFKSAMSTYALGDSYDPAAAWASFDYVMQNPTDSSAAATAMSTGMKTYNGAIGVDVDGQPIEHMMQAAEAEGMATGVVSSVEFSHATPAGFVAHNVSRNNYVAIADEMVRSSATDVIMGAGSPWYYDSGAARSAASYKYIGLDAWNALATGTPCADADGDGTGDAWTLIQSRDEFLALAEGETPERVCGVPQTYTTLQQARPGDGSAAAYAVAFTPGVPTLTEMTEGALNVLDNDEDGFVLMIEGGAVDWAGHANQSGRMLEEQADFVAAFQAVNTWVEENSNWGETLLIVTGDHETGYLTGPGSGQFASGPVWIPVVNLGVATMPGVQWNSGDHTNALIPFFAKGSAARQFKVESDEVDPVRGRYIDNTEIAEVCFGLIEQ; encoded by the coding sequence ATGAATCTCGCACGTACGATGAAGCGCGCGTCCGCGGCCCTTGTAGTTGTCGCGCTGACCGCTTCGATCGCGACGCCGGCCATCGCGAAGCCGGCAGGCGACAGCGGCGAGCGACAGAACTCGAAGGTCAAGAACATCATCGTGATGATCTCCGACGGCATGGGCTACAACCAGATGCTCGCCGGTGACTACTACCTCTACGGCCAGGCCGGCCGAAGCTTCGCGGGCATGCCGTTCAAGTCCGCCATGAGCACGTACGCGCTCGGCGACTCGTACGATCCCGCCGCCGCCTGGGCCTCGTTCGACTACGTGATGCAGAACCCCACCGACTCTTCGGCGGCCGCCACCGCGATGTCGACGGGCATGAAGACCTACAACGGCGCCATCGGCGTGGATGTCGACGGCCAGCCGATCGAGCACATGATGCAGGCCGCCGAGGCCGAGGGCATGGCCACGGGCGTGGTCTCAAGCGTCGAGTTCTCGCACGCCACCCCCGCAGGCTTCGTCGCGCACAACGTGAGCCGCAACAACTACGTGGCCATCGCCGATGAGATGGTCCGCAGCTCGGCAACCGATGTGATCATGGGCGCGGGAAGCCCGTGGTACTACGACAGCGGCGCCGCGCGGTCAGCCGCAAGCTACAAGTACATCGGTCTGGACGCCTGGAACGCGCTCGCGACCGGCACGCCGTGTGCGGACGCTGACGGCGACGGCACGGGTGACGCGTGGACCCTCATCCAGTCGCGCGACGAGTTCCTCGCGCTTGCCGAGGGCGAGACGCCGGAGCGCGTGTGCGGCGTCCCGCAGACCTACACCACGCTTCAGCAGGCTCGTCCGGGCGACGGCTCGGCGGCTGCGTACGCCGTAGCCTTCACGCCCGGTGTGCCCACGCTCACCGAGATGACAGAGGGCGCGCTCAACGTGCTCGACAACGATGAGGACGGATTCGTCCTCATGATCGAGGGTGGCGCAGTGGACTGGGCCGGCCATGCCAACCAGAGCGGTCGTATGCTCGAGGAGCAGGCCGACTTCGTAGCCGCCTTCCAGGCCGTCAACACCTGGGTCGAGGAGAACTCCAACTGGGGCGAGACGCTGCTGATCGTGACCGGCGACCACGAGACCGGCTACCTCACCGGCCCCGGCTCGGGTCAGTTCGCCTCCGGTCCGGTGTGGATACCCGTTGTGAACCTGGGCGTCGCCACAATGCCGGGAGTGCAGTGGAACTCCGGTGACCACACGAACGCCCTCATCCCGTTCTTCGCCAAGGGTTCCGCAGCACGCCAGTTCAAGGTGGAGTCCGATGAGGTCGATCCGGTTCGCGGACGCTACATCGACAACACCGAGATCGCCGAGGTGTGCTTCGGGCTGATCGAGCAGTAG
- a CDS encoding histidine phosphatase family protein produces the protein MNLYMLRHGPALSREEWSGPDDLRPLSADGMRAVADVAARIEALGIGTEVVLTSPYERALRTATMICDVLGDGLLPVPDRRLEPLAFNAPALAEMLEPYIDATAVMLVGHEPSMSVVLSQIVGGGQFVLRKAGLARVKLDPGSLRRGVLEWLAPPRLWR, from the coding sequence ATGAACCTGTACATGCTGCGGCATGGGCCTGCGCTCAGCCGCGAGGAATGGAGTGGCCCGGACGACTTGAGACCGCTGTCCGCCGACGGGATGAGGGCCGTCGCTGACGTAGCGGCTCGCATCGAAGCCCTGGGCATCGGCACCGAGGTCGTCCTCACCAGCCCCTACGAGCGCGCGCTTCGTACCGCGACGATGATCTGCGACGTACTGGGCGATGGGCTGCTGCCCGTTCCTGACAGGCGCCTTGAGCCGCTTGCGTTCAACGCCCCCGCGCTCGCGGAGATGCTGGAGCCGTACATCGACGCGACGGCCGTGATGCTGGTCGGGCATGAGCCGTCGATGTCGGTGGTGCTCTCGCAGATCGTAGGCGGCGGGCAGTTCGTTCTCCGCAAGGCGGGGCTTGCGCGCGTGAAGCTGGACCCGGGGTCGCTTCGGCGCGGTGTACTGGAGTGGCTCGCGCCCCCACGGCTCTGGCGCTAG